The sequence CGATCACGTCGTACGCGCGGTCGCTGGTCATGGGGGGCAGCCTTGATACCACGACCGCGGGCGGGAACGGTCAGCGCCGGCACCACGAGAGCGACGGCGGCACCCAGCCGCCGAACGAGCGCTCCAGGTGCTCCGCCACGGCGATCGTCACGTGATCGTTGCCGTGGATCGCCGCCACCTGGACGCCGAGCGGCAGCCCCTCGCCGTTGAGGCCCAGCGGCACCTGCGTCGCCGGCATCTCCATGACGTTGAGCACCGCGGTGTATGTCCACTGGAAGGGCGGCAGCAGCGGCGCGTAGTGCCGCGGCGCGGGGCTCGGATAGGACGGGTAGAGCATCACGCCCTGCTCGCCGATGCGCGACACGAGCTCGGCGCGCAGCGCCTTGCCGAGCTCCAGGGCGCGCTCGACGCGCGCCGGCAGCAGCCCGCCGACGTCCTCCAGCAGCGCGAGCCCCAGCGCGGGCAGCGTGTGCGTCGAGCGGCGGACCGACCAGCGGGCGAGCTCACGCGGCAGGCTGACCGGGCGGCCACCACCGAGCAACGCCCGGAACGTGACGCCCCCGGACGTGCCCACCATTGCCGTCCAGATGTCGAGCGCCCGCGCGAGGAGGTCGATCCTCGCCTCGACCACCGTCGCCCCGCAGGCGGCGAGCGCCTCCGCCGCCTTCCGCTGCGCGGCCACGAGATCGGCGCTCACCCGGCGCACGCCGTCGTGCTCGACGGAGAGCACCGTCAGCGCGCCGAGATCGACCGAGGCCGGATCGCCGAGCGGCAGCGGCGCACAGCCCGGATCGCGCGCGTCGGGGCCGGCGAGGATGCGGAGCACCGGCATGAGATCCTCGGCGCGCCGCGCGATCGGGCCCGTCGTCATGAAGCGGAGCCCCCGCTCGCCCGGCAGCGGGAACTGGCCCGTGGTCGGCACGAGCCCGCCGGTCGGTTTGTGGCCGAAGACGCCGTTGAAGAACGCCGGCATGCGGATGGATCCGCCGATGTCCGAGCCGAGGCCGACCGGCGCGCCGCCCGCGCCGATCACCGCGGCCTCGCCGCCCGAGCTGCCGCCCGCG is a genomic window of Sorangium aterium containing:
- a CDS encoding amidase, which translates into the protein MTWVVVPSLILAARMLSRDPLLLLSATRLAALIRERAVKSAEVVEAHIRHIERVNPTLNAMVADRFEAARAEARAVDALLDEGGAAGAPPFLGVPCSIKESFAVAGMPNSAGLVARADVRAEEDAVTVTRLRAAGFIPLGVTNVSELCMWMETNNRLYGRTNNPYDPARTAGGSSGGEAAVIGAGGAPVGLGSDIGGSIRMPAFFNGVFGHKPTGGLVPTTGQFPLPGERGLRFMTTGPIARRAEDLMPVLRILAGPDARDPGCAPLPLGDPASVDLGALTVLSVEHDGVRRVSADLVAAQRKAAEALAACGATVVEARIDLLARALDIWTAMVGTSGGVTFRALLGGGRPVSLPRELARWSVRRSTHTLPALGLALLEDVGGLLPARVERALELGKALRAELVSRIGEQGVMLYPSYPSPAPRHYAPLLPPFQWTYTAVLNVMEMPATQVPLGLNGEGLPLGVQVAAIHGNDHVTIAVAEHLERSFGGWVPPSLSWCRR